The proteins below come from a single Limosilactobacillus reuteri genomic window:
- a CDS encoding S1C family serine protease, with the protein MNRIKQAFKDRLWLGVIIVGLFAGLIGGGIALGINNLVQHHEEVTSTRVPAGSNRSGGTKVNKNKADLSGEASQAYKSVQGAVVSVINKQKVQQSSGTLGIFGYGSSNRSNSDSSSDNKLETASEGSGVIYKKSGNSAYVVTNNHVVKGSNALQVILSNGKKVNADLVGTDSATDLAVLKINATNVKTVASFGNSNSIVPGQDVLAIGSPMGSEYANTVTKGIISAKDRTLKAGTDGTLTSVIQTDAAINSGNSGGPLINMAGQVIGINSMKLASDTQGSSVEGIGFAIPSNEVVTIINQLIKNGKITRPSLGISMVDLSNVTSDQQQSVLKLPTSVSKGVVIMDVNSGSVADTAGLKKYDVITKLGDTQVTDAGSLKAALYKYKVGQNAKVTYYRDGQQHTATLHLTKSADTTSTDDSQQDNN; encoded by the coding sequence ATGAATAGGATAAAACAAGCTTTTAAAGATCGATTGTGGCTAGGCGTAATTATTGTCGGCTTATTTGCTGGTCTTATCGGTGGTGGAATCGCCTTAGGAATTAATAACCTGGTACAACATCATGAAGAAGTAACAAGTACACGAGTTCCAGCTGGCTCTAATAGGTCTGGTGGTACGAAGGTTAATAAGAATAAGGCTGACTTAAGCGGGGAAGCGTCCCAAGCTTATAAGTCCGTTCAAGGAGCCGTTGTTAGTGTTATTAATAAACAAAAAGTTCAGCAATCAAGTGGGACGCTAGGAATTTTTGGTTATGGCAGTAGTAACAGAAGCAACAGTGATTCTTCTAGCGATAATAAATTGGAAACCGCTAGTGAAGGGTCAGGGGTTATTTATAAGAAGAGTGGAAATTCGGCTTATGTTGTAACTAATAACCATGTTGTCAAAGGTTCAAACGCGCTCCAAGTAATTTTAAGCAATGGTAAAAAAGTTAATGCTGATTTAGTTGGTACTGATTCTGCAACCGACTTAGCTGTATTGAAGATTAACGCTACAAATGTTAAGACAGTTGCATCCTTTGGTAACTCTAATTCGATTGTTCCTGGTCAGGATGTGCTAGCAATTGGTTCACCAATGGGAAGTGAATATGCTAATACAGTAACAAAAGGGATTATTTCTGCCAAAGATCGGACATTAAAAGCCGGGACTGATGGAACTTTGACATCGGTTATCCAAACAGATGCCGCTATTAACTCTGGTAATTCAGGTGGTCCATTAATTAATATGGCAGGTCAAGTTATCGGAATTAATTCAATGAAACTCGCTTCTGATACACAAGGCTCTTCAGTTGAAGGAATTGGTTTTGCCATTCCAAGTAATGAAGTTGTGACAATTATTAACCAGTTAATTAAGAATGGTAAAATAACTCGTCCATCACTCGGAATTAGTATGGTGGATCTTAGTAATGTTACTTCTGATCAACAGCAATCAGTCTTAAAACTACCAACAAGCGTAAGCAAAGGGGTAGTAATTATGGATGTGAATAGTGGTTCAGTTGCTGATACTGCTGGATTGAAAAAGTATGATGTCATTACAAAGCTTGGTGACACTCAAGTTACAGATGCGGGTTCATTAAAGGCGGCCTTATATAAATACAAAGTTGGACAAAACGCTAAAGTTACTTACTACCGTGATGGTCAACAACACACCGCAACTTTGCATTTAACAAAGAGTGCTGATACAACATCAACTGATGACTCACAACAAGATAATAATTAG
- a CDS encoding MBL fold metallo-hydrolase, whose translation MTETDPLRYSILASGSTGNVTYLETRNHRILIDAGLSGKRIENLMKKIDRSLKDVDAIFVTHEHSDHTHGVGVLARRYGMDVYANEGTWQAMANKVGKIPLAQKHIIAPNTVRDLGDMDIESFAVSHDAAQPQFYQVHHNNKTFCIITDTGYVSDRVEGTIRNADAYVMECNHDTEMLRMGPYSWPLKQRILGDEGHLSNEEGADALMSVVGRRTKEIFLGHRSQHNNMRSLAHLTVASLMEQHDFGVDHDFKLQDAEPEEPSKLMTL comes from the coding sequence GTGACAGAAACGGATCCATTACGTTATAGTATACTTGCGAGCGGGAGTACTGGAAATGTAACTTATTTGGAAACGCGCAACCACCGGATCTTGATTGATGCTGGTTTAAGTGGGAAGCGGATTGAAAATTTAATGAAGAAGATTGATCGATCATTAAAGGATGTCGATGCGATTTTTGTAACGCATGAACACAGTGATCATACGCATGGTGTTGGTGTCTTGGCACGTCGCTATGGGATGGATGTTTATGCCAATGAAGGAACCTGGCAGGCAATGGCCAATAAAGTTGGTAAAATCCCATTAGCACAAAAGCATATTATTGCACCAAATACTGTTAGGGACTTGGGAGACATGGATATTGAAAGTTTTGCGGTATCTCATGATGCTGCGCAACCGCAATTTTACCAAGTTCACCACAATAATAAGACCTTCTGTATTATTACGGATACTGGTTATGTTTCTGATCGAGTTGAGGGAACCATCCGAAATGCAGATGCCTACGTAATGGAATGCAATCATGATACAGAAATGTTGCGGATGGGTCCTTATTCATGGCCATTAAAACAGCGGATATTAGGGGATGAGGGTCACCTTTCCAATGAAGAAGGTGCCGATGCATTGATGAGTGTTGTTGGGCGGCGAACCAAAGAGATTTTCCTTGGTCACCGTAGTCAACATAATAACATGCGTTCGCTCGCCCACTTAACAGTTGCAAGTTTGATGGAGCAGCATGACTTTGGCGTCGATCATGATTTTAAATTGCAAGATGCTGAACCAGAAGAACCAAGCAAGTTAATGACGTTATAA
- a CDS encoding two-component system regulatory protein YycI encodes MNFKRIQWIFILAFLLFDIFVGSSLILETRFTVSNGQQNRQSTVLKEMRNDSISYGELSNKQQTGYYIAGKKSSDSGVLEQEAGKLRNQNFRLSSGTLTSEFDKPIKTTKNNEIRRVDRLLKNKKMVSLGNHYRYNKELSDKNTLVYTQMLEGKPLFSNDGQIRFRINSDYGITGYTQTYLQDVEILRQRSNTISQRRAITWLYKHNQIPNNSRIRWSVLSYSKLLNTTTDDKAVYVPTWTVEIKTKNSGAIQQLQVNAFNSTVMKETPDSVNTNSLNDK; translated from the coding sequence ATGAATTTTAAACGTATTCAATGGATCTTTATCCTTGCCTTTTTGCTTTTTGATATCTTTGTTGGAAGTTCATTAATCTTAGAAACTAGATTTACCGTTTCTAATGGTCAGCAAAATCGCCAATCAACAGTGTTAAAAGAAATGCGCAATGACTCGATTAGTTATGGCGAGCTTTCTAATAAGCAGCAAACCGGATATTATATTGCTGGAAAGAAATCCTCTGATAGCGGAGTCCTAGAGCAAGAAGCCGGGAAATTACGTAATCAAAATTTTCGTCTTTCTTCAGGAACACTAACTAGTGAGTTTGATAAGCCAATTAAAACAACTAAAAATAATGAGATTCGGCGTGTCGACCGTCTATTAAAAAATAAAAAGATGGTAAGTTTAGGAAATCATTATCGCTATAACAAGGAATTATCGGACAAAAATACCCTTGTTTATACGCAAATGCTAGAAGGAAAGCCGCTATTTTCAAATGATGGGCAAATTCGTTTTCGGATAAACTCTGACTATGGGATAACAGGTTATACGCAGACTTACTTGCAAGATGTTGAAATTCTCCGGCAACGGTCAAATACGATTAGTCAGCGCCGAGCAATTACCTGGTTGTATAAACATAATCAAATTCCTAATAACTCCCGCATTAGGTGGTCGGTGCTCAGTTATTCTAAGCTCCTTAACACTACTACTGATGATAAAGCAGTCTATGTGCCAACGTGGACTGTTGAAATCAAAACTAAAAACTCAGGAGCAATTCAACAATTACAAGTTAACGCATTTAATAGTACAGTTATGAAGGAAACGCCAGATAGTGTGAATACGAACTCGTTAAATGATAAGTAA
- a CDS encoding YycH family regulatory protein encodes MMKKLKSNWQAIALTVVVLLSLFISWIVWTNPFPFEGARHENFNNNQSQQYTPQSRGDVYLPTKAVETNEKGTQNQLYSPKANLILSVKKELEDWKLGRTNVVKQNNSDVYLSYLRRRNSLMLTYPDEVPSSVFNETFSQSIDTDRVNQINHIVIPLNRQHEIYLLGDHHYSVYRVRVEQGKFNHIRQLLKSMDRIPVDHKTINGVAVMMYPRSFELPALGYQITAQNIDTLSASLMSTNQHTTITANRNGNETTYTDGTNRRLIFNHQDGTLKYENYLSKDDRESTSQIFPHFYNKLTTIGIPLDNLRYDEVSEHGRRLNYRAYVNSFPIFNSDGYGEVTLESTSSGNERFWLSLYSLRVPLPIDHQMVKLPSSADVINQLHATNRMRDIKDLRVGYIWKTDKDSHVVKLVPTYFIKYRGHWVEYTELEK; translated from the coding sequence ATGATGAAGAAGCTGAAAAGTAATTGGCAAGCAATCGCCTTAACGGTTGTTGTGCTTCTTAGTTTATTCATTTCATGGATTGTCTGGACCAACCCATTTCCTTTTGAGGGAGCACGACACGAAAATTTCAATAATAACCAATCACAACAATATACACCGCAATCAAGGGGCGATGTTTATCTCCCAACTAAAGCAGTTGAGACAAATGAAAAAGGAACTCAGAATCAACTTTATAGCCCTAAAGCTAATTTAATTCTGAGCGTAAAAAAAGAGTTAGAGGATTGGAAATTAGGCCGGACAAATGTTGTCAAACAAAATAACAGTGATGTTTATTTGAGTTATTTGCGACGGCGGAACTCGTTAATGCTGACATATCCGGATGAGGTACCGAGCTCAGTCTTCAACGAAACATTTTCCCAGTCAATTGATACTGACCGGGTTAATCAGATTAACCATATTGTTATCCCGCTAAACAGGCAACATGAGATTTACTTACTTGGTGACCACCATTATAGTGTGTACCGAGTACGGGTAGAGCAGGGAAAATTTAACCATATTCGGCAACTCTTAAAGTCAATGGATCGAATCCCAGTTGACCATAAAACTATTAACGGAGTAGCAGTAATGATGTATCCCCGGTCCTTTGAGTTACCAGCATTAGGATATCAAATCACTGCGCAAAACATCGATACCCTTAGTGCTAGTCTAATGAGTACTAACCAACACACAACAATTACGGCAAATCGGAATGGCAACGAGACTACCTATACGGATGGAACCAATCGTCGGCTGATATTTAATCACCAAGATGGAACGCTTAAATACGAAAATTACCTTAGTAAGGACGATCGGGAATCAACAAGCCAGATTTTCCCACACTTCTATAATAAGTTGACGACAATTGGAATTCCGCTTGATAATTTGCGCTATGATGAGGTGAGTGAGCATGGTCGTCGGTTAAACTATCGGGCTTATGTTAATAGCTTTCCAATTTTCAATAGTGATGGTTATGGAGAAGTAACGCTTGAATCTACAAGTAGCGGGAATGAACGCTTCTGGCTAAGTCTTTATAGTCTTCGAGTGCCATTGCCAATTGATCACCAGATGGTCAAGCTTCCATCAAGTGCAGATGTGATTAATCAATTACATGCAACCAACCGGATGCGTGACATCAAGGACTTACGTGTCGGGTATATTTGGAAAACTGATAAAGATAGTCATGTTGTAAAGTTAGTGCCAACGTATTTCATTAAGTATCGCGGCCACTGGGTTGAATATACCGAGTTAGAAAAGTAG
- the walK gene encoding cell wall metabolism sensor histidine kinase WalK produces MNSKLKFYQSIRFKIALVFVLILMLTLECVGAVFVRQLEHQNLNTFKQTIELPSYVDNSLAEQLSRSNTKKANKQINQILSEVNNNNISEIRVVDSKSIVRGTSNADNRSAIGQKTTDQAIKATLLNNRSHTENLYDNSNHTRYYVNVIPLVDNSNNNVVGAVYLRASLESVYANINNITLVYLSAAMITIVLSLILAIIISQEITRPIEEMRKQTLRIARGDYSGQVKVLGNDELGQLAGAVNNLSVRVEEAQESSDSERRRLDSILSHMSDGVLATDRRGNVTIVNNMALQLLGVENEDDLIGKSIIDVLDIRHDYTVRQLVNGQQREMIIDMSNSGNNLILNAYFSPIQRESGFVSGLVCVLHDVTSQQKEERERKQFVSNVSHELRTPLTSVRSYVEALSDGAWQDKEIAPKFLKVVQDETDRMIRMINDLLSLSRMDAGTTKLNLEYVNINELFNYILDRFDMIIKKEEDPKKKKYTIERYFTKKDLWVEIDTDKFTQVIDNIMNNAIKYSPDGGVITTRLLETHNHVILSISDQGLGIPRKDLGRIFDRFFRVDKARSRKQGGTGLGLAISKEVINMLGGQIWVDSVEGKGSTFYISLPYVPYEEEDWDDEEAEK; encoded by the coding sequence GTGAACAGCAAGTTAAAATTTTATCAATCGATTCGTTTTAAAATCGCTCTCGTATTCGTGTTAATTTTGATGTTAACACTTGAATGTGTTGGGGCGGTTTTTGTGCGTCAATTAGAGCATCAAAACCTTAATACGTTTAAGCAAACCATTGAATTACCGTCTTACGTTGATAATTCTTTAGCAGAGCAGCTATCACGATCAAATACTAAAAAAGCAAACAAACAAATTAACCAAATCCTTTCAGAAGTTAATAATAATAATATTTCTGAAATCCGGGTGGTTGATAGTAAGAGTATTGTGCGGGGAACAAGCAACGCTGATAATCGGAGTGCAATCGGTCAGAAAACAACGGATCAAGCAATCAAAGCAACCTTATTAAATAATAGATCGCATACCGAAAATTTATACGATAATTCAAATCACACGCGCTACTATGTTAATGTTATTCCCCTTGTGGATAATAGTAACAATAACGTTGTGGGAGCTGTTTACCTGCGAGCTAGTCTAGAAAGTGTCTACGCTAATATTAATAATATTACTTTGGTATACCTATCTGCGGCGATGATTACTATTGTCTTGAGTTTGATCTTGGCAATTATTATTTCCCAGGAAATTACCCGCCCAATTGAAGAAATGAGGAAACAAACATTACGAATTGCCCGGGGAGACTATTCTGGTCAAGTAAAAGTATTGGGAAATGACGAGTTAGGACAATTAGCAGGGGCAGTTAATAATCTTTCTGTCCGGGTTGAAGAGGCACAGGAGTCAAGCGATTCTGAACGACGACGGCTTGATAGCATTTTATCCCATATGTCTGATGGGGTTTTAGCCACTGATCGTCGAGGAAATGTGACCATTGTAAATAATATGGCGTTACAGTTACTAGGTGTCGAAAATGAAGATGATTTAATTGGTAAGTCAATTATTGATGTGTTGGATATTCGTCATGACTATACCGTTCGTCAACTAGTAAATGGTCAACAGCGCGAGATGATTATTGATATGTCAAACTCTGGCAATAATTTGATCTTAAACGCCTACTTCTCACCAATTCAACGCGAATCTGGCTTTGTCAGTGGGCTTGTCTGTGTCCTTCATGATGTAACGAGCCAGCAAAAAGAAGAACGCGAACGGAAGCAATTCGTTTCAAACGTCTCACATGAGTTGCGGACTCCATTAACAAGTGTTCGAAGCTATGTCGAAGCATTAAGTGATGGTGCTTGGCAGGATAAAGAAATTGCCCCTAAGTTCTTAAAGGTTGTTCAGGATGAGACAGACCGGATGATTCGGATGATCAATGACCTGTTGAGTCTATCACGGATGGATGCAGGGACAACGAAGCTCAATCTGGAATACGTAAATATCAATGAGTTATTTAACTATATCTTGGATCGTTTCGATATGATTATTAAAAAAGAAGAAGATCCAAAAAAGAAAAAATATACCATTGAACGATACTTTACTAAGAAAGATTTATGGGTTGAAATTGATACCGATAAGTTTACCCAGGTAATTGATAATATTATGAATAACGCAATTAAGTATTCTCCAGATGGTGGTGTAATTACAACCCGCTTACTGGAGACGCATAATCATGTTATTTTAAGTATTTCTGACCAAGGTTTAGGGATTCCACGAAAAGATCTTGGACGTATCTTTGATCGATTCTTCCGCGTTGATAAGGCAAGAAGCCGGAAGCAAGGGGGAACAGGTCTGGGACTAGCTATTTCCAAGGAAGTTATCAATATGCTTGGTGGACAAATTTGGGTTGATAGTGTAGAAGGCAAGGGTTCAACATTCTATATTTCCTTGCCATATGTACCTTATGAGGAGGAAGACTGGGATGATGAAGAAGCTGAAAAGTAA
- the yycF gene encoding response regulator YycF, with protein sequence MAKKILVVDDEKPISDIIKFNLEKEGYEVVVAYDGEAALEQVEAENPDLIILDLMLPKIDGLEVAKRVRAKHTMPIIMVTAKDSELDKVLGLELGADDYVTKPFSNRELVARVKANLRRQATLKAPAEEENNTDIQIGDLTIHPEAYTVTKRGENINLTHREFELLHYLAQHIGQVINREHLLQTVWGYDYFGDVRTVDVTVRRLREKIEDNPSHPQWLITRRGVGYYLANPDQN encoded by the coding sequence ATGGCAAAGAAAATTTTAGTTGTTGATGATGAAAAACCAATTTCTGATATCATCAAATTTAATCTTGAAAAAGAAGGATATGAAGTTGTCGTAGCCTATGATGGCGAAGCAGCTTTAGAACAAGTAGAAGCAGAAAATCCTGATTTAATTATTCTTGACCTAATGCTGCCGAAGATCGATGGACTTGAAGTGGCCAAGCGGGTTCGGGCTAAGCATACCATGCCGATTATTATGGTAACTGCTAAAGATTCGGAACTAGATAAGGTGCTGGGGCTTGAGCTTGGGGCCGATGATTATGTTACTAAGCCGTTCTCTAACCGCGAACTAGTAGCACGAGTAAAGGCTAATTTACGACGGCAAGCAACTCTGAAGGCACCGGCAGAAGAAGAAAATAATACCGATATTCAAATTGGCGACCTTACGATTCATCCTGAAGCCTATACCGTAACTAAGCGAGGCGAAAATATCAATTTAACGCATCGTGAGTTTGAACTTTTACACTATCTAGCTCAACATATTGGACAAGTTATTAACCGCGAACATCTTCTTCAGACTGTATGGGGTTATGACTATTTTGGGGATGTTCGGACAGTTGATGTGACCGTTCGACGGCTTCGTGAAAAGATTGAAGATAACCCGAGTCACCCCCAATGGTTAATTACCCGGCGTGGTGTTGGCTATTACCTAGCAAATCCTGATCAGAATTAG
- a CDS encoding prolyl-tRNA synthetase associated domain-containing protein has product MTMGTYQQVKDALKKMGITDYNVIDHPAAHTTEEADQYIAGHEGVRTKTMFLKGKKKKFFMVIMDDKKRMDFHRFTELTGNKRVSMASPDALQEQLGLAPGIVSPFGLLNNEDHNVKVYFDKDIVDEPIQTFHPNENTHTIFIKTEDLFKFLKEIDFEPEIIDL; this is encoded by the coding sequence ATGACGATGGGAACCTACCAACAAGTAAAGGATGCCTTAAAGAAAATGGGAATCACTGATTATAACGTCATTGATCACCCTGCAGCTCATACTACAGAAGAAGCTGATCAATATATTGCAGGGCATGAAGGTGTCCGTACAAAGACAATGTTCCTCAAGGGTAAAAAGAAGAAGTTCTTTATGGTGATCATGGACGATAAGAAACGGATGGATTTCCATCGCTTTACTGAACTGACTGGTAATAAGCGAGTCTCAATGGCTAGTCCAGATGCCCTCCAAGAACAATTAGGGTTAGCTCCAGGGATTGTTTCACCATTTGGCCTCCTCAATAATGAAGATCACAATGTTAAAGTTTACTTCGATAAAGATATCGTTGATGAGCCAATCCAAACATTTCATCCTAACGAAAATACCCACACGATTTTTATTAAGACTGAAGACCTATTCAAATTCCTTAAAGAGATTGATTTTGAACCGGAGATTATTGATCTGTAG
- a CDS encoding B3/4 domain-containing protein, whose translation MALNKVIVDQEFWDLFPDATVNIMFVNNFENDKTSLTEDDRDKMLQKAVKESAKYTGAEPFSSNPVIAQWRDVYKKFPKRKGARASVEALLKRASKGHHFAPINPLVDVYNSISMTYGVPVGIEDADHIAGDMHLGKAKGGEAFVSVGGNGENESDPAREGEIMYYDDEGAVCRSLNWRDGTRTQVNDDTKNAVIVIESVNAEQAARAKEAMSKLSELIKKYFNVETTADYTLTKDNPAVQR comes from the coding sequence ATGGCATTAAATAAGGTTATTGTAGATCAAGAATTTTGGGATCTTTTCCCAGACGCAACTGTTAACATTATGTTTGTTAATAACTTTGAAAACGACAAAACAAGTCTGACAGAAGACGACCGTGACAAGATGTTGCAAAAAGCTGTCAAAGAATCTGCTAAATATACAGGAGCCGAACCTTTTAGTTCTAATCCAGTTATTGCCCAATGGCGTGATGTTTACAAGAAGTTCCCTAAGCGGAAGGGTGCTCGGGCATCAGTTGAAGCTTTATTGAAGCGTGCATCCAAAGGCCACCATTTTGCACCAATTAACCCACTAGTTGATGTTTATAACTCAATTTCAATGACTTATGGTGTACCCGTTGGGATTGAAGATGCCGATCATATCGCCGGTGATATGCACCTTGGAAAAGCTAAGGGTGGAGAAGCATTCGTTTCTGTTGGTGGCAATGGTGAGAATGAATCAGATCCAGCCCGTGAAGGCGAAATTATGTACTATGATGATGAAGGTGCTGTTTGTCGTTCATTGAACTGGCGTGATGGAACACGGACACAGGTTAATGATGATACAAAGAACGCTGTAATCGTTATTGAATCAGTAAACGCTGAACAAGCCGCTCGCGCTAAGGAAGCAATGAGTAAGCTTAGTGAATTAATCAAGAAGTACTTTAACGTTGAAACAACCGCTGATTACACTTTGACTAAGGATAATCCAGCTGTTCAACGTTAA
- a CDS encoding MarR family winged helix-turn-helix transcriptional regulator translates to MIDVLREVGMIERALDSMSNIEFKEIGLSNLQFLYVVRIYEHPGIIAEQLSNLIKVDRTTLARAVHRLEKQDYIRREKDPVNKKIKHLYVTEKGKQVYSFIIRENTHSNEVALQGFSDEEAQQLHDYLVRMRQNIDEEWQFVKHGGKRKY, encoded by the coding sequence ATGATTGATGTTTTGCGTGAAGTGGGGATGATTGAACGAGCATTGGATTCAATGTCAAATATTGAATTCAAAGAGATCGGCTTATCAAACCTCCAGTTCTTATATGTAGTCCGGATTTACGAACATCCAGGAATTATTGCTGAACAGCTGTCGAACTTGATTAAGGTCGATCGGACAACACTTGCCCGAGCGGTTCATCGCCTGGAAAAGCAAGACTACATTAGACGGGAGAAAGACCCCGTTAATAAGAAAATTAAGCATCTTTATGTAACTGAAAAGGGTAAACAAGTATATTCATTCATCATTCGCGAAAATACTCACTCAAATGAAGTCGCTTTGCAGGGCTTTTCCGATGAAGAGGCTCAGCAGCTTCACGACTACCTAGTACGGATGCGCCAAAATATTGATGAAGAATGGCAATTCGTTAAACATGGTGGTAAGAGAAAGTATTGA
- the add gene encoding adenosine deaminase, which translates to MSTEITKEFTQGLPKAELHVHIEGTLEPELKLKLAKRNHVDIGQSTIEEVRQSYQYDDLASFLAVYYPAMNVLQTEQDFYDLAMDYLHRAAKNNVRHVEIFFDPQAHTSRGIAFKTVIDGLYKATVDARALNIDARLIMCFLRDFSRDSARETLEEALKYKDKILGVGLDSDEHNNPPMKFFNQFTKASAEGFHLTAHADIDQKDSIEHIRELLEVIGVERVDHGTNVVEDPDLVDFAAKNKIGFTSCPLSNSFVSPEMKGKEVIELLSKGVKVSIHSDDPAYFGGYIGDNYYAIATKFNLSRDQVITLARNSFETSWISDEQKALYLKELDDYVANN; encoded by the coding sequence ATGTCTACAGAAATTACGAAGGAATTTACTCAGGGATTACCTAAAGCTGAACTTCATGTTCATATTGAAGGAACATTGGAGCCAGAATTGAAACTCAAATTAGCCAAGCGCAACCATGTTGATATTGGTCAATCAACAATTGAAGAAGTTCGCCAATCATATCAATATGATGATTTGGCTTCCTTCTTAGCTGTTTACTATCCAGCAATGAATGTTTTACAAACTGAACAAGATTTCTATGACTTAGCAATGGACTACCTCCATCGAGCAGCAAAGAATAATGTTCGGCACGTTGAAATCTTCTTTGATCCACAGGCTCATACTTCACGAGGAATTGCATTCAAGACGGTCATTGATGGCTTATACAAGGCAACGGTCGATGCACGGGCGCTGAATATTGATGCACGCTTAATTATGTGCTTCTTACGTGACTTTTCTCGCGACTCCGCACGCGAAACGCTAGAGGAAGCCTTGAAGTATAAGGATAAGATTCTTGGGGTTGGACTAGATTCTGATGAACATAATAATCCACCAATGAAATTCTTTAACCAATTCACCAAAGCCAGTGCAGAAGGCTTCCACTTAACAGCCCATGCTGATATTGACCAAAAGGACTCGATTGAACACATTCGTGAATTGCTTGAAGTTATCGGTGTAGAACGGGTTGACCATGGAACTAATGTTGTTGAAGATCCGGACTTGGTTGACTTTGCGGCTAAGAACAAGATTGGCTTCACCTCGTGTCCACTTTCAAACTCGTTTGTTAGCCCTGAAATGAAGGGGAAGGAAGTTATTGAACTACTGAGTAAGGGTGTGAAGGTTTCCATTCACTCCGATGACCCAGCATACTTTGGTGGCTACATTGGTGATAACTATTACGCAATCGCTACTAAGTTCAATTTGAGTCGTGACCAAGTAATCACGTTAGCGCGAAACTCTTTTGAAACTAGTTGGATTTCGGATGAACAAAAGGCTCTTTACCTCAAAGAACTTGATGACTATGTCGCTAATAATTAA